A genomic stretch from Streptomyces venezuelae ATCC 10712 includes:
- a CDS encoding NADH-quinone oxidoreductase subunit M: MSFPLLTVTAAVPAVGAILTAAVPAARRTAAKWLALLVSLATLALAAVVFVRFEPGGERYQLTESHAWIKDFGVRYELGVDGIGVALIALTALLIPFIVLAGWHDADPLETSSKRWRPTQGFFALILMVEAMVILSFEATDVFLFYILFEAMLIPMYFLIGGFGDRAHSGSDENAAAQRSYAAVKFLLYNLVGGLIMLAAVIGLYVVAGNFSLTEIAEARANGSLEMATSTERWLFLGFFFAFAVKAPLWPLHTWLPNAMGEATAPVAVLITAVVDKVGTFAMLRFCLGLFPEASKWATPAIVVLALISIVYGALLAVGQRDIKRLVAYASISHFGFIILGIFAMTTQGQSGATLYMVNHGISTAALMLVAGFLISRRGSRLIADYGGVQKVAPVLAGTFLIGGLATLSLPGLAPFVSEFLVLVGTFARYPVAGVIATTGIVLAALYTLVLYQRTMTGPVKEEVRTLPDLRARELAVVVPLIAVLIFLGVFPKPLTDVVNPAVQHTMSDVQQKDPSPEVEAAK; this comes from the coding sequence ATGTCTTTCCCGCTCCTTACGGTGACGGCAGCGGTCCCGGCGGTCGGTGCGATCCTCACCGCCGCCGTGCCCGCCGCCCGCCGCACCGCCGCCAAGTGGCTGGCGCTGCTCGTCTCGCTCGCCACGCTCGCGCTCGCCGCCGTCGTCTTCGTACGGTTCGAGCCCGGCGGCGAGCGGTACCAGCTGACCGAGTCGCACGCGTGGATCAAGGACTTCGGCGTCCGCTACGAGCTCGGGGTCGACGGCATCGGGGTCGCGCTCATCGCGCTGACCGCGCTGCTGATCCCGTTCATCGTCCTGGCCGGCTGGCACGACGCCGACCCCCTGGAGACCTCCTCCAAGCGGTGGCGGCCCACCCAGGGCTTCTTCGCCCTGATCCTCATGGTCGAGGCGATGGTGATCCTCTCCTTCGAGGCCACCGACGTCTTCCTCTTCTACATCCTGTTCGAAGCCATGCTCATCCCGATGTACTTCCTCATCGGCGGCTTCGGCGACCGCGCCCACAGCGGCTCCGACGAGAACGCGGCGGCCCAGCGCTCGTACGCGGCCGTCAAGTTCCTCCTCTACAACCTGGTCGGCGGCCTGATCATGCTGGCCGCCGTCATCGGCCTCTACGTGGTCGCGGGGAACTTCTCGCTCACCGAGATCGCCGAGGCCCGGGCCAACGGCTCCCTGGAGATGGCGACCAGCACCGAACGCTGGCTGTTCCTCGGCTTCTTCTTCGCCTTCGCGGTGAAGGCCCCGCTCTGGCCGCTGCACACCTGGCTGCCGAACGCGATGGGGGAGGCGACCGCCCCGGTCGCCGTCCTCATCACCGCCGTCGTCGACAAGGTCGGCACCTTCGCGATGCTCCGCTTCTGCCTCGGCCTCTTCCCCGAGGCCAGCAAGTGGGCCACTCCGGCGATCGTCGTCCTCGCCCTGATCAGCATCGTCTACGGGGCGCTGCTCGCCGTCGGCCAGCGGGACATCAAGCGCCTGGTCGCCTACGCCTCGATCTCGCACTTCGGCTTCATCATCCTGGGCATCTTCGCGATGACCACCCAGGGCCAGTCCGGTGCCACGCTCTACATGGTCAACCACGGCATCTCGACGGCCGCGCTGATGCTCGTCGCCGGCTTCCTGATCTCCCGGCGCGGCTCGCGGCTCATCGCCGACTACGGCGGGGTGCAGAAGGTCGCCCCGGTGCTCGCCGGCACCTTCCTGATCGGTGGCCTCGCGACCCTGTCGCTGCCCGGACTCGCCCCGTTCGTCAGTGAGTTCCTCGTCCTGGTCGGCACGTTCGCCCGCTACCCGGTGGCCGGTGTCATCGCCACCACCGGCATCGTCCTCGCCGCGCTCTACACCCTCGTCCTGTACCAGCGGACGATGACCGGGCCGGTGAAGGAGGAGGTGCGGACGCTGCCCGACCTGCGGGCGCGTGAACTCGCGGTGGTCGTCCCGCTGATCGCCGTCCTGATCTTCCTCGGGGTCTTCCCGAAGCCGCTGACGGACGTCGTCAACCCGGCCGTGCAGCACACCATGTCCGACGTCCAGCAGAAGGACCCCAGCCCCGAAGTGGAGGCGGCCAAGTGA
- the nuoN gene encoding NADH-quinone oxidoreductase subunit NuoN: protein MSTSAVASSVHSLWTTAAEPLDKIPAPHIEYTQLSPVLIVVGAAIVSVLVEAFVPRKARYHSQVFLSVVALAAAFAAIVGLAAGGYGSTKAHIAAMGAIAVDGPALFLQGTILLASIVAIFTFAERRLDPADHGHKVDSFAAEAAAVPGSDHEKAAIKAGFTTTEVFPLALFAIAGMLVFPAANDLLTLFVALEVFSLPLYLLCAVARRKRLMSQEAAVKYFLLGAFSSAFLLFGIALLYGYAGSVSYATIAQVVDGAVGSVNPALADTMGNDALLLIGFAMVLMGLLFKVGAVPFHMWTPDVYQGAPTPVTGFMAAATKVAAFGALLRLLYVVLPGLTWDWRPVMWGVAIVTMLGGAIVAITQTDIKRLLAYSSIAHAGFLLAGVIAATPSGISSVLFYLGAYSFVTIGAFAVVTLVRDAGGEATHLSKWAGLGRRSPLVAAVFAVFLLAFAGIPLTSGFSGKFAVFKAAADGGAGALVVVGVISSAIAAFFYIRVIVLMFFSEPKADGPTVAVPSALTTVTITAGVAVTLVLGLAPQYFLDLANQASVFVR from the coding sequence GTGAGCACCTCAGCCGTCGCGTCCTCTGTCCACAGCCTGTGGACGACCGCTGCCGAGCCGCTGGACAAGATCCCGGCGCCCCACATCGAGTACACCCAGCTCTCGCCCGTCCTCATCGTGGTCGGCGCGGCGATCGTCAGCGTCCTAGTCGAGGCGTTCGTCCCCCGAAAGGCCCGCTACCACAGCCAGGTCTTCCTCAGCGTCGTCGCGCTCGCCGCCGCCTTCGCCGCCATCGTCGGCCTGGCGGCCGGCGGTTACGGCTCCACCAAGGCCCACATCGCGGCCATGGGCGCCATCGCCGTCGACGGGCCCGCCCTCTTCCTCCAGGGCACCATTCTCCTCGCCTCCATCGTGGCGATCTTCACCTTCGCCGAGCGCAGGCTCGACCCGGCCGACCACGGCCACAAGGTCGACTCCTTCGCCGCCGAGGCCGCCGCCGTCCCCGGCAGCGACCACGAGAAGGCCGCGATCAAGGCCGGGTTCACCACCACCGAGGTCTTCCCGCTCGCCCTCTTCGCCATCGCCGGCATGCTGGTCTTCCCGGCGGCCAACGACCTCCTGACGCTCTTCGTCGCCCTGGAGGTCTTCTCCCTCCCGCTGTACCTGCTCTGCGCCGTCGCCCGCCGCAAGCGGCTGATGTCGCAGGAGGCGGCCGTCAAGTACTTCCTGCTCGGCGCCTTCTCCTCGGCCTTCCTGCTCTTCGGGATCGCCCTCCTCTACGGCTACGCGGGCTCCGTCTCGTACGCCACGATCGCCCAGGTCGTCGACGGCGCGGTCGGCTCGGTCAACCCGGCGCTCGCCGACACCATGGGCAACGACGCCCTGCTGCTCATCGGCTTCGCCATGGTCCTCATGGGGCTGCTCTTCAAGGTCGGCGCCGTCCCGTTCCACATGTGGACCCCGGACGTCTACCAGGGCGCCCCGACCCCGGTCACCGGCTTCATGGCCGCCGCGACCAAGGTCGCCGCGTTCGGCGCGCTGCTCCGCCTGCTGTACGTGGTGCTGCCGGGCCTCACCTGGGACTGGCGGCCCGTCATGTGGGGCGTCGCCATCGTCACCATGCTGGGCGGTGCGATCGTCGCCATCACCCAGACCGACATCAAGCGGCTCCTCGCGTACTCGTCGATCGCGCACGCGGGCTTCCTGCTCGCGGGTGTCATCGCGGCCACCCCGAGCGGGATCTCGTCCGTCCTGTTCTACCTGGGCGCCTACTCCTTCGTGACCATCGGCGCGTTCGCCGTCGTCACGCTGGTCAGGGACGCCGGCGGCGAGGCCACCCACCTGTCCAAGTGGGCCGGTCTCGGGCGGCGTTCGCCGCTCGTCGCGGCGGTCTTCGCGGTCTTCCTGCTCGCCTTCGCCGGCATCCCGCTGACCTCCGGCTTCTCCGGCAAGTTCGCGGTCTTCAAGGCGGCGGCGGACGGCGGCGCGGGAGCGCTCGTCGTGGTCGGTGTGATCTCCTCGGCGATCGCCGCGTTCTTCTACATCCGGGTGATCGTGCTGATGTTCTTCAGCGAGCCGAAGGCGGACGGCCCCACCGTCGCCGTGCCCTCCGCGCTGACCACCGTCACCATCACGGCGGGCGTCGCGGTCACGCTGGTGCTCGGCCTCGCGCCGCAGTACTTCCTGGACCTCGCGAACCAGGCGAGCGTGTTCGTCCGGTAG
- a CDS encoding helix-turn-helix domain-containing protein, producing the protein MSHTTALPGTPCATPRAGDPPMHRLEVRLPDQVPFAAGTFDTIGPMARAAFPHRHTFYEIVHVTAGTGTHVVDLTRWPLRPPHLGLILPGQMHHWEDTRGLDGSVVLFTEDFLLDHPGDRDLLRRLGERPWLSLDGPAHTRTGRLMAELIEEYGHGADGFATVLRSLLHVLLVRTARLRGPGASPQPAGRPAAVAEEFARLLARGGTDGRSVRECAELIGVTPGYLAEAVRTATGRTPGALLREARCREAQRLLVGSELSIRQVAARVGFDDAAYFCRFFRRETGLSPGDFRKHHDRRAPSIESRGGPS; encoded by the coding sequence ATGAGCCACACCACCGCCTTACCGGGAACCCCCTGCGCCACCCCGAGGGCCGGCGACCCGCCCATGCACCGCCTGGAGGTCCGGCTCCCCGACCAGGTGCCCTTCGCCGCCGGGACCTTCGACACCATCGGCCCCATGGCCAGGGCCGCCTTCCCGCACCGGCACACCTTCTACGAGATCGTCCACGTCACCGCCGGGACCGGCACGCACGTCGTAGACCTCACCCGCTGGCCGCTCCGGCCGCCCCACCTCGGCCTGATCCTGCCCGGACAGATGCACCACTGGGAGGACACCCGGGGTCTCGACGGCAGCGTCGTCCTCTTCACCGAGGACTTCCTCCTCGACCACCCCGGCGACCGGGACCTCCTGCGCCGCCTCGGCGAGCGGCCCTGGCTCAGCCTCGACGGGCCCGCGCACACCCGCACCGGCCGGCTGATGGCCGAACTCATCGAGGAGTACGGACACGGCGCCGACGGCTTCGCCACCGTCCTGCGCTCCCTGCTGCACGTCCTCCTGGTCCGAACCGCCCGGCTGCGCGGCCCCGGAGCGAGCCCGCAGCCGGCGGGCAGGCCCGCGGCCGTGGCCGAGGAGTTCGCGCGGCTGCTCGCCCGCGGCGGGACGGACGGCCGTTCCGTACGGGAGTGCGCCGAGCTGATCGGCGTCACCCCCGGCTACCTCGCCGAGGCCGTCCGCACCGCCACCGGCCGCACCCCCGGAGCGCTGCTCCGCGAGGCCCGCTGCCGGGAGGCCCAACGCCTGCTCGTGGGCAGCGAACTGTCGATCCGTCAGGTCGCGGCGCGGGTCGGCTTCGACGACGCCGCCTACTTCTGCCGCTTCTTCCGCCGCGAGACCGGCCTCAGCCCGGGCGACTTCAGAAAACACCACGACCGCCGCGCTCCGTCCATCGAAAGCCGCGGCGGCCCGTCCTAG
- a CDS encoding carbohydrate-binding protein: MDHETSTGHVTRKAVLRAAFAAGIAAPAVLMGVPALARTLTEGEAAPALTPECDDGDDPTPPQTEGPYFKPSSPLRSSLVEPGTAGARLTVSGYVFGLACRPLAGVLLDFWQADTNGAYDNTGYRFRGHQFTDAQGAFRLATIVPGLYPGRTRHLHVKVQAPGRPVLTTQLYFPGEPRNNTDSIFDARLLMSVRDAGPAKEAAFDFVLNVPQGPGPSPTATATTPPPGGSWAAGTAYRAGDRVTYGGLAYVCLQAHTGQAGWEPPNVPALWRAG; this comes from the coding sequence ATGGACCACGAGACCAGTACCGGACACGTCACCCGCAAGGCGGTGCTGCGGGCCGCCTTCGCCGCCGGCATCGCGGCGCCCGCGGTGCTCATGGGCGTACCGGCGCTCGCCCGTACCCTCACCGAAGGGGAGGCGGCGCCCGCGCTCACCCCGGAGTGCGACGACGGCGACGACCCCACCCCGCCGCAGACCGAAGGCCCCTACTTCAAGCCCTCCTCGCCCCTGCGAAGCAGCCTGGTGGAGCCCGGCACGGCGGGGGCCCGGCTGACGGTGAGCGGCTACGTCTTCGGGCTCGCCTGCCGCCCGCTGGCCGGCGTCCTGCTCGACTTCTGGCAGGCCGACACCAACGGCGCCTACGACAACACCGGCTACCGCTTCCGGGGCCACCAGTTCACCGACGCCCAGGGCGCCTTCCGGCTCGCCACGATCGTGCCCGGCCTCTACCCGGGCCGCACCCGGCACCTCCACGTCAAGGTGCAGGCCCCCGGCCGGCCGGTGCTCACCACCCAGCTGTACTTCCCCGGCGAGCCGCGCAACAACACCGACAGCATCTTCGACGCCCGGCTGCTCATGAGCGTCCGGGACGCGGGCCCGGCGAAGGAGGCGGCCTTCGACTTCGTCCTGAACGTGCCCCAGGGCCCCGGGCCGAGCCCGACCGCCACCGCCACGACCCCGCCGCCCGGCGGCAGTTGGGCCGCCGGGACCGCCTACCGGGCCGGTGACAGGGTCACCTACGGCGGCCTGGCCTATGTGTGCCTGCAGGCACACACGGGCCAGGCCGGCTGGGAGCCGCCGAACGTGCCCGCGCTCTGGCGGGCCGGGTAG
- the fahA gene encoding fumarylacetoacetase, which produces MSEHSPLDLAEGDPFGPHNLPYGVFSTADEPDRRRLGVRIGGHVLDAGAAAHALGSPYAALLDRPSLNPLLAAGRTAWRDVRRALTAWVTVPAHRADIEPLLHPLDAVTLHLPYEVADYVDFYASEHHATNVGRIFRPDGDALTPNWKHLPIGYHGRAGTVVVSGTDVVRPSGQRKAPTDAAPVFGPSVKLDIEAEVGFLVGTPSELGRPVALADFREHVFGLTLLNDWSARDVQAWEYVPLGPFLGKSFQTSVSAWVTPLEALDAARTAPPARDLPLLPYLDDAAEEEPGGFDLRISVEINGELVAEPPFSTMYWTAAQQLAHMTVNGASLRTGDLYGSGTVSGPEVNQRGSLLELTWNGRDAIELAGGKRTFLEDGDEVVLTAWAPGPDGTRVALGEVRGRIVPSA; this is translated from the coding sequence ATGTCCGAGCACAGCCCGCTCGACCTGGCCGAGGGCGATCCCTTCGGCCCGCACAACCTTCCGTACGGCGTCTTCTCCACCGCCGACGAGCCCGACCGGCGCCGGCTCGGCGTCCGGATCGGCGGGCACGTGCTGGACGCGGGTGCCGCGGCGCACGCGCTCGGCTCCCCGTACGCGGCGCTGCTCGACCGGCCGAGCCTGAACCCACTGCTCGCGGCCGGGCGGACCGCCTGGCGTGATGTGCGCCGGGCGCTCACGGCCTGGGTGACCGTCCCCGCGCACCGGGCGGACATCGAGCCGCTCCTGCACCCGCTGGACGCGGTGACCCTGCACCTGCCGTACGAGGTCGCCGACTACGTCGACTTCTACGCGAGCGAGCACCACGCCACGAACGTGGGCCGGATCTTCCGCCCGGACGGCGACGCGCTCACCCCCAACTGGAAGCACCTGCCGATCGGTTACCACGGCCGTGCGGGCACCGTGGTGGTCTCGGGCACCGATGTCGTCCGCCCCTCGGGGCAGCGCAAGGCGCCCACCGACGCGGCCCCCGTCTTCGGGCCCTCGGTGAAGCTGGACATCGAGGCGGAGGTCGGCTTCCTGGTCGGCACCCCGTCCGAGCTGGGCCGTCCGGTCGCGCTCGCCGACTTCCGGGAGCACGTCTTCGGTCTGACCCTGCTGAACGACTGGTCGGCGCGTGACGTGCAGGCCTGGGAGTACGTGCCGCTGGGCCCGTTCCTCGGGAAGTCGTTCCAGACGTCGGTGTCGGCCTGGGTGACGCCCCTGGAGGCGCTGGACGCCGCCCGGACCGCCCCGCCCGCCCGGGACCTCCCGCTGCTGCCGTACCTGGACGACGCGGCGGAGGAGGAGCCGGGCGGCTTCGACCTGCGGATCTCCGTGGAGATCAACGGCGAGCTGGTGGCCGAGCCGCCGTTCTCCACCATGTACTGGACGGCCGCCCAGCAGCTCGCCCACATGACGGTGAACGGCGCCTCGCTGCGCACGGGTGACCTGTACGGCTCCGGGACGGTGTCCGGGCCCGAGGTGAACCAGCGCGGTTCGCTGCTCGAACTCACCTGGAACGGCCGCGACGCGATCGAACTCGCCGGCGGCAAGCGGACGTTCCTCGAGGACGGCGACGAGGTCGTCCTGACGGCCTGGGCTCCGGGCCCGGACGGCACCCGGGTCGCGCTCGGCGAGGTCCGGGGCCGGATCGTTCCCTCGGCCTGA
- a CDS encoding LPXTG cell wall anchor domain-containing protein: protein MKIRRILATAVAAAVTTPVVFLSAAPAFADTKPTPASTQKPAADEDGPDEDFAEYEKLIAAVEKAEAKIKALDAERDGVEKKIAADDIGQAVKTERAEAQKALDAATAAKTAADETLAKAEAALKKLLETPADGQTPPTEQQKADAEKAVADAKKAVEAADAAKGAAKVRNDAAVKAATDAMVELFRQLGRIDEKLKTAKEELAAAEKALEEFEGTDPECKEDRSVLVDLTGPKKITAGTSAVFSLSIKNNSQRTLDSVNALAFATNLPDDWEDVLEGEKPEQFITVEWTGAGNPHWSPITEEFDSIEVGSLAQGKKADVKLRLTLDPKIPVGKGVAFSTGAYENNDGSCGISEQYSNAYFDIVSGKTDKPQPKPTPSKTTATPTPAPTSGGNGNTSQQGGSSNTPVKGSLAATGANDTLPLGLAAAAAVALGAGALVVARRRKADGTA from the coding sequence GTGAAGATTCGTCGCATTCTCGCGACCGCCGTGGCCGCCGCCGTGACCACCCCCGTCGTGTTCCTCTCGGCCGCGCCCGCCTTCGCCGACACCAAGCCGACGCCCGCCTCGACGCAGAAGCCCGCCGCGGACGAGGACGGCCCGGACGAGGACTTCGCCGAGTACGAGAAGCTCATCGCCGCCGTCGAGAAGGCGGAGGCGAAGATCAAGGCGCTCGACGCCGAGCGTGACGGCGTCGAGAAGAAGATCGCCGCCGACGACATCGGCCAGGCGGTCAAGACCGAGCGCGCCGAGGCGCAGAAGGCGCTCGACGCCGCCACGGCCGCCAAGACCGCCGCCGACGAGACGCTGGCCAAGGCCGAGGCGGCGCTGAAGAAGCTCCTGGAGACCCCGGCCGACGGCCAGACGCCGCCCACCGAGCAGCAGAAGGCGGACGCCGAGAAGGCCGTCGCCGACGCCAAGAAGGCCGTCGAGGCCGCCGACGCCGCCAAGGGCGCCGCGAAGGTCCGGAACGACGCCGCGGTCAAGGCCGCCACGGACGCCATGGTGGAGCTCTTCCGCCAGCTGGGGCGCATCGACGAGAAGCTGAAGACGGCCAAGGAGGAGCTCGCCGCCGCCGAGAAGGCGCTGGAGGAGTTCGAGGGCACCGACCCGGAGTGCAAGGAGGACCGTTCCGTCCTCGTCGACCTGACCGGGCCGAAGAAGATCACCGCCGGCACCAGCGCCGTCTTCTCCCTGAGCATCAAGAACAACTCGCAGCGCACCCTCGACTCCGTCAACGCGCTCGCCTTCGCGACGAACCTCCCCGACGACTGGGAGGACGTCCTCGAAGGCGAGAAGCCGGAGCAGTTCATCACCGTCGAGTGGACCGGCGCCGGCAACCCGCACTGGTCGCCGATCACCGAGGAGTTCGACTCCATCGAGGTCGGCAGCCTCGCCCAGGGCAAGAAGGCCGACGTGAAGCTGCGCCTCACGCTCGACCCGAAGATCCCGGTCGGCAAGGGCGTCGCCTTCTCCACCGGCGCGTACGAGAACAACGACGGCTCCTGCGGCATCAGCGAGCAGTACTCCAACGCGTACTTCGACATCGTCTCCGGCAAGACCGACAAGCCGCAGCCGAAGCCGACCCCGTCGAAGACCACCGCGACGCCCACCCCGGCGCCCACCAGCGGTGGCAACGGCAACACCAGCCAGCAGGGCGGCTCGTCGAACACCCCGGTGAAGGGCAGCCTCGCCGCCACCGGTGCGAACGACACCCTGCCGCTGGGCCTCGCGGCCGCCGCTGCCGTCGCCCTCGGCGCCGGCGCCCTGGTCGTCGCCCGCCGCCGCAAGGCCGACGGCACCGCGTAA
- a CDS encoding CocE/NonD family hydrolase: MTKIRTDFPYETRHEDIRIPLPDGTRLYARVWRPMTEEPVPALLEYLPYRLTDWTAPRDWQRHPWYAGHGYASVRVDVRGHGNSEGLPGDEYDPVELADGVAVVNWLAEQPWCTGKVGMFGISWGGFNSLQIAALAPEPLKAIVTVCSTDDRYDNDVHYMGGSVLAVDMHAWAATMLAFVCRPPDPRHVGEEWREMWLKRLEAVEPFIHTWLSHQTRDAYWRHGSVCEDYPAIRAAVLAVGGWHDPYRDTVLRLVEHLPQDRVRGIIGPWSHQYPDRGLPPGPAIGFLQETLRWWDHHLKGAENDMMAEPLLRSWISDSHPPATVYEELPGRWVADPAWPSPHVTPVRYAFQGLPVVVDSPQQTGLDAGRFFPFGNDADLPPDQRDEDAHSACFDFPVPEDGGPVEILGRPSVSLALRTAAPTGQVVARLCDIAPDGSSTLVTRGALNFSARYGRDRAVEAQIGETESFVFELNGIGHSFAPGHRVRLAVSSTYWPWIWPQPDAAGFTLDPAGSSLTLPVRGATEDAVEWQEPEQSEPLGVVFPRTLEEPRPERLVVRDVAKGEWTLEVDPRYGGTRVYPDGLEFTEDALETYTIDESGPLSARTRSEWTIRLHRPDMAWDVTIDTRSEISCDADAFHTTDEVVCKEGGEVAFHRTWEKTIPRTAG; this comes from the coding sequence ATGACGAAGATCCGTACCGACTTCCCGTACGAGACCCGCCACGAGGACATCCGCATCCCGCTGCCGGACGGAACCAGGCTGTACGCGCGCGTGTGGCGGCCGATGACCGAGGAGCCCGTACCGGCGCTCCTGGAGTACCTGCCGTACCGCCTCACCGACTGGACGGCGCCCCGCGACTGGCAGCGCCACCCCTGGTACGCGGGCCACGGCTACGCGTCCGTACGGGTGGACGTCCGCGGCCACGGCAACAGCGAGGGCCTGCCCGGCGACGAGTACGACCCGGTCGAGCTCGCCGACGGCGTGGCCGTCGTGAACTGGCTCGCCGAGCAGCCCTGGTGCACCGGCAAGGTCGGCATGTTCGGCATCTCCTGGGGCGGCTTCAACTCGCTGCAGATCGCGGCGCTCGCCCCCGAGCCGCTGAAGGCGATCGTCACCGTCTGCTCCACCGACGACCGCTACGACAACGACGTCCACTACATGGGCGGCTCGGTCCTCGCCGTGGACATGCACGCCTGGGCGGCCACCATGCTCGCCTTCGTCTGCCGGCCGCCGGACCCCCGGCACGTGGGCGAGGAGTGGCGGGAGATGTGGCTGAAGCGCCTGGAGGCGGTGGAGCCGTTCATCCACACCTGGCTCTCCCACCAGACACGTGACGCGTACTGGCGGCACGGCAGCGTCTGCGAGGACTACCCGGCGATCCGGGCCGCCGTCCTCGCCGTGGGCGGCTGGCACGATCCGTACCGCGACACCGTGCTCCGCCTGGTGGAGCACCTCCCCCAGGACCGGGTACGCGGCATCATCGGCCCCTGGTCGCACCAGTACCCGGACCGCGGGCTGCCGCCCGGCCCGGCGATCGGCTTCCTCCAGGAGACCCTGCGCTGGTGGGACCACCACCTCAAGGGCGCCGAGAACGACATGATGGCCGAGCCGCTGCTGCGCTCCTGGATCAGCGACTCGCACCCGCCGGCCACCGTCTACGAGGAGCTGCCGGGCCGCTGGGTCGCCGACCCCGCCTGGCCCTCCCCGCACGTCACCCCCGTCCGGTACGCCTTCCAGGGCCTGCCGGTCGTCGTCGACTCGCCGCAGCAGACCGGGCTCGACGCGGGCCGCTTCTTCCCCTTCGGCAACGACGCCGACCTGCCGCCCGACCAGCGCGACGAGGACGCCCACTCGGCCTGCTTCGACTTCCCGGTCCCCGAGGACGGCGGCCCCGTCGAGATCCTCGGCCGCCCGTCGGTGAGCCTCGCCCTGCGCACGGCCGCCCCCACCGGGCAGGTCGTCGCCCGGCTCTGCGACATCGCCCCCGACGGCTCCTCCACCCTGGTCACCCGGGGCGCGCTGAACTTCTCCGCCCGCTACGGCCGCGACCGGGCCGTGGAGGCGCAGATCGGCGAGACGGAGAGCTTCGTCTTCGAACTGAACGGCATCGGCCACTCCTTCGCGCCCGGCCACCGGGTGCGGCTGGCGGTCTCGTCCACGTACTGGCCGTGGATCTGGCCGCAGCCGGACGCGGCGGGCTTCACTCTCGACCCGGCGGGCTCCTCCCTCACCCTGCCGGTCCGCGGCGCCACCGAGGACGCCGTCGAATGGCAGGAACCGGAGCAGTCGGAGCCGCTGGGCGTGGTCTTCCCGCGCACCCTGGAGGAGCCCCGCCCGGAGCGGCTCGTGGTCAGGGACGTGGCGAAGGGCGAGTGGACCCTGGAGGTCGACCCGAGGTACGGCGGCACGCGCGTGTACCCGGACGGCCTGGAGTTCACGGAGGACGCCCTGGAGACGTACACGATCGACGAGAGCGGCCCCCTGTCGGCCCGCACCCGCTCGGAGTGGACGATCCGCCTGCACCGCCCGGACATGGCCTGGGACGTCACGATCGACACCCGCTCGGAGATCAGCTGCGACGCGGACGCCTTCCACACGACGGACGAGGTGGTGTGCAAGGAGGGCGGGGAGGTGGCGTTCCACCGGACGTGGGAGAAGACGATCCCCCGCACGGCGGGCTGA